A window of the Roseburia sp. 831b genome harbors these coding sequences:
- a CDS encoding excisionase, with translation MNNIPIWEKMNITIEEAAEYSNIGINKLQSMLKEPGCPFVLYVGKGKKLVKRKEFEKYIAKTLEI, from the coding sequence ATGAATAACATACCAATTTGGGAAAAAATGAATATTACAATAGAAGAAGCTGCTGAATACAGTAATATAGGGATTAACAAGTTGCAGTCGATGTTAAAAGAACCTGGATGTCCGTTTGTGCTTTATGTAGGGAAAGGTAAGAAATTGGTAAAGAGAAAGGAGTTTGAAAAATATATAGCTAAAACGTTGGAAATATAG
- a CDS encoding Asp23/Gls24 family envelope stress response protein, with amino-acid sequence MAEDRKTFKIKDDNLGEVKIADEVVAIIAGLAATEVEGVSSMAGNITNELVSKLGMKNLSKGIRVEVADGVVSVDVALNIAYGYAIPDVSMKVQDKVKTAVETMTGLEVSIVNIRIASVDMGNNK; translated from the coding sequence ATGGCTGAGGATAGAAAAACATTTAAAATAAAAGATGATAATTTAGGGGAAGTAAAGATTGCAGATGAAGTAGTTGCAATCATCGCAGGACTTGCTGCAACAGAGGTAGAAGGTGTCAGCTCTATGGCGGGCAACATCACCAACGAATTGGTCAGCAAGCTTGGAATGAAGAACTTATCAAAAGGAATCCGTGTGGAAGTGGCAGACGGAGTGGTAAGTGTGGATGTTGCGCTGAATATTGCATACGGTTATGCAATTCCAGATGTTTCAATGAAAGTTCAGGACAAGGTAAAAACAGCAGTTGAGACAATGACAGGCTTAGAAGTATCCATCGTAAATATCCGCATTGCCAGCGTTGATATGGGAAATAACAAATAG
- a CDS encoding DUF5052 family protein, whose amino-acid sequence MKKKLISVIAILIIMLMMAGCTEDNSTTITQESTEDSEPITYEAMLYDNQGNDFLNFYGNNFTITPNKIKQYGWNTDGTWTSFYETSSVVTIEIDGSYIQSCGSTVIFKDTRLDMLDIPDELNSVEAGSEDGYTVSVDGQGINTYVGLTNWWYDIKEQGQHGSKVVLIQSQDGYNIGAFIGDDVTWEVADKLPKTTKIMIDGLPLYIHRSNFTIIDSELIEDSVN is encoded by the coding sequence ATGAAAAAGAAATTAATATCAGTAATTGCAATTTTAATAATTATGCTTATGATGGCAGGATGCACAGAGGACAACTCGACAACGATTACACAGGAGAGTACAGAGGATTCAGAGCCTATTACCTATGAAGCCATGCTATATGACAACCAGGGAAATGATTTTCTGAATTTTTATGGAAATAATTTCACAATCACTCCAAACAAAATAAAACAGTACGGCTGGAACACAGATGGAACCTGGACAAGCTTTTACGAAACAAGTTCAGTAGTAACAATCGAAATCGATGGAAGTTATATACAATCTTGTGGCAGCACAGTGATATTTAAAGATACAAGGTTAGACATGCTTGATATTCCAGACGAGTTAAATTCCGTAGAAGCTGGCAGTGAAGATGGATATACAGTATCAGTCGATGGTCAAGGCATAAATACATACGTCGGATTAACCAATTGGTGGTACGACATTAAAGAACAGGGGCAGCATGGAAGTAAAGTTGTTCTTATCCAATCACAGGACGGATATAACATAGGTGCATTTATCGGAGATGATGTAACTTGGGAAGTGGCTGACAAGTTGCCAAAGACAACAAAAATTATGATTGATGGATTGCCATTGTATATCCACAGAAGCAATTTCACAATCATAGACAGCGAATTAATAGAGGACTCGGTAAACTAA
- a CDS encoding tyrosine-type recombinase/integrase: protein MTKTELINDVVFCMTGYLTNDGIDRLKNIITVKLMNINLTASETLPSNEVYNNDWILKRYIIDLTATGRKQSTINLYIIIIKKFFEETRLNYHTCTGQDVMDYIALRLYRDKISKAYASTIQRYMSAFFSWAYRKKHIEEDVARDIDKIKAPQKRKERLSDEEIVKASLTISNDLRLNALFELMLSAGPRVGEISNLKIENLDFQRKEVRILGEKTSQWRTCFMTERCKQALQVYIGERSAGPVFVGKRGLHVALSRNTIEAMAKEIAVAGGCKFNATVHSFRKTFASREYRRTNDILYVSKRLGHSSTDVTMRYYICDDVELDRTKANTAA, encoded by the coding sequence ATGACAAAAACAGAATTGATTAATGATGTGGTTTTTTGCATGACGGGGTACTTAACGAATGATGGAATTGATAGGTTAAAAAATATAATTACCGTGAAGTTGATGAATATTAATCTGACAGCAAGTGAGACGCTGCCATCAAATGAAGTGTATAATAATGACTGGATTTTGAAGAGATACATAATTGATTTGACAGCCACAGGCAGAAAGCAAAGCACCATCAATCTATACATTATTATAATAAAAAAGTTTTTCGAAGAAACAAGGTTGAATTATCATACATGCACAGGCCAAGATGTGATGGATTATATTGCATTGAGACTTTATAGAGATAAAATCAGCAAGGCATATGCATCAACGATTCAAAGATATATGTCAGCATTCTTTTCCTGGGCATATCGGAAGAAACATATTGAAGAGGATGTTGCTAGAGACATTGACAAAATCAAGGCTCCACAAAAGCGAAAGGAGCGATTGAGCGATGAAGAAATTGTAAAAGCATCATTAACGATTTCAAATGATTTAAGGTTAAATGCCTTGTTTGAATTAATGTTATCGGCTGGGCCAAGAGTTGGAGAAATTTCAAATTTAAAGATTGAAAATTTAGATTTTCAACGAAAAGAGGTTCGTATTTTGGGAGAAAAAACATCGCAATGGAGAACATGTTTTATGACAGAGAGGTGTAAGCAAGCACTTCAAGTTTATATCGGGGAACGTTCTGCGGGACCGGTATTTGTTGGAAAGCGTGGATTACACGTGGCGTTGTCGAGAAACACAATAGAAGCGATGGCAAAGGAAATTGCTGTTGCTGGTGGTTGCAAGTTTAATGCAACAGTTCATTCTTTTCGTAAAACTTTTGCATCAAGGGAATATCGAAGAACGAATGACATTTTGTATGTTTCGAAAAGGCTTGGTCACAGCAGTACAGATGTGACGATGCGATACTATATCTGTGATGATGTCGAGCTAGACCGAACAAAAGCAAATACTGCAGCATAA
- a CDS encoding tyrosine-type recombinase/integrase, whose amino-acid sequence MGKDLKGKELGVGFTQRKDGLYQARYKDRFGNQKTIYNKKISDLRKEYAIAIAENENYTSIRDNITLDSWFKRWVSLYKEKSVRPNTLREYTHIYNKNISPYMGNRKINSMVKSDIQLLIDTAYENSYHYERQNKIKIILSDMFSRALEDDLVSKNPCSGVKIRSEREIKAKALSLEEQNIFFEFCKNTFYDNLFNVAVNTGLRPGELFALTRSDVDMENGFIDVNKTLVYQKYLTDERKTFHVEEPKTKQSYRKVPLNSICKQYLAKQFELKEIVSKRRPKEQNEYLFVTMYNTPLNSVIYADAIRSVIKRINATRSLEDEFDFFSGHTFRHTFATRCFENGISPKVVQSYLGHASLKMTMDLYTHVMESKLSNDIEKIVPDVKDNIIDFHDKKCVCSV is encoded by the coding sequence ATGGGAAAAGATTTAAAAGGAAAAGAATTAGGAGTAGGATTTACTCAGAGAAAGGATGGTTTATACCAAGCAAGATACAAAGATAGATTTGGAAATCAGAAAACGATTTATAATAAGAAGATTTCGGATCTAAGAAAAGAATATGCAATTGCTATTGCGGAAAACGAAAACTATACAAGTATTAGAGACAATATTACATTGGATTCGTGGTTTAAGCGTTGGGTGAGTCTGTACAAAGAAAAAAGTGTACGCCCGAATACACTTCGAGAATACACTCATATTTACAATAAAAATATATCACCTTATATGGGAAATCGCAAGATAAATTCTATGGTTAAGTCTGACATTCAATTATTGATTGACACTGCATATGAAAACAGCTACCATTATGAAAGACAAAATAAAATTAAAATAATCCTTTCGGATATGTTCAGTAGGGCATTAGAAGATGACCTTGTGTCTAAAAATCCATGTTCAGGAGTGAAGATACGTTCAGAAAGAGAGATAAAGGCAAAGGCGCTTTCATTAGAAGAACAGAATATATTTTTTGAATTTTGTAAAAATACATTCTATGATAATTTATTTAATGTAGCTGTCAATACAGGACTAAGACCTGGTGAACTTTTTGCCTTGACCAGAAGTGACGTTGATATGGAAAATGGATTCATAGATGTAAATAAAACATTAGTGTATCAGAAGTACTTAACAGATGAAAGAAAGACATTTCATGTTGAAGAGCCAAAGACAAAGCAGAGTTATCGAAAGGTTCCATTAAACAGTATTTGTAAGCAGTATTTGGCAAAACAGTTTGAATTAAAAGAAATTGTTTCAAAACGGAGACCAAAAGAGCAAAACGAATATCTATTTGTCACAATGTACAATACGCCATTAAATTCTGTTATATACGCCGATGCGATACGTTCGGTAATTAAACGAATCAATGCAACACGAAGTCTGGAAGATGAATTTGATTTTTTTAGCGGTCATACTTTTAGACATACGTTTGCTACAAGGTGTTTTGAAAATGGTATTTCGCCAAAGGTCGTTCAATCGTATTTGGGTCATGCATCGCTTAAAATGACAATGGATTTATACACACATGTTATGGAAAGTAAATTATCAAATGATATTGAAAAAATTGTTCCGGATGTAAAGGACAATATTATTGATTTTCATGATAAAAAGTGTGTATGTAGTGTGTAA
- a CDS encoding AAA family ATPase codes for MYKINPYRPGAGVMPVYIAGRDEDIQNVEQMFEALKLNIPTQSIIFSGLRGVGKTVLINKLQLVAEEKGIFCKHIEVEEKNDFISQIAECSQAFLRTVSTKEKFKHLIQKPLEAIKSLVISFNPDDSTFSLSMQERELYVSNNLTQSLTDVFTTIGETAYKSETPICFFIDEIQYMKQGQLGSLIAALHRANQLGYPVMIVGAGLPKIYKMLSDEKSYSERLFAYKQIDSLTLEQSQKAIEEPAKKFHVSYTDDAIEKIVSITKGYPFFIQQLCQIVYKNTEKEKIEVSDVEKSIGEFLKTLDEGFFKSRYERCAESDKKFIFAMVKCGELPCAISNVAKNLGKSVGSISTTRAQLISKGIIYPVRYKELDFTVPEFSGYIQRLDEYQQWNGK; via the coding sequence ATGTATAAGATTAATCCATACAGACCCGGGGCTGGGGTGATGCCAGTATATATAGCAGGAAGAGATGAGGATATTCAAAATGTCGAACAGATGTTTGAAGCATTGAAATTGAATATTCCGACACAGTCCATCATATTCAGCGGATTACGTGGCGTTGGAAAAACGGTGCTTATTAATAAGCTGCAGTTAGTTGCAGAGGAAAAAGGAATATTTTGCAAGCATATTGAAGTGGAAGAAAAGAATGATTTTATTTCACAGATTGCAGAATGTTCACAGGCTTTTTTGAGAACCGTGAGCACAAAAGAAAAGTTTAAACATTTGATACAAAAACCGTTAGAAGCGATAAAATCATTGGTAATATCGTTTAATCCGGATGATAGTACATTTTCACTCTCAATGCAGGAGCGGGAATTATATGTTTCGAATAACCTGACACAAAGTTTAACCGATGTGTTTACAACAATAGGGGAGACAGCGTATAAATCGGAAACACCGATTTGTTTTTTTATAGATGAGATTCAATATATGAAACAGGGACAGCTTGGTTCTTTAATTGCTGCATTACATCGGGCGAATCAGTTAGGATATCCGGTTATGATTGTGGGAGCCGGATTGCCTAAAATATATAAAATGCTTTCCGACGAAAAATCATATTCGGAAAGATTATTTGCTTACAAACAGATTGATTCTTTGACGCTTGAACAATCCCAAAAAGCGATAGAGGAGCCGGCGAAAAAGTTTCATGTCTCATATACAGATGATGCAATAGAAAAAATTGTGTCAATTACAAAAGGATATCCGTTTTTTATCCAACAGTTATGCCAGATAGTGTATAAAAACACAGAAAAAGAGAAAATAGAAGTCTCAGATGTTGAGAAAAGCATAGGTGAGTTCTTGAAGACTTTGGATGAAGGATTTTTCAAATCAAGATATGAGAGATGTGCAGAAAGTGATAAAAAATTTATTTTTGCAATGGTAAAATGTGGCGAGTTACCATGTGCCATTTCAAATGTCGCAAAAAATCTCGGAAAGAGTGTCGGTTCGATTTCTACAACAAGGGCGCAGCTTATCAGCAAGGGAATTATTTATCCGGTAAGGTATAAGGAATTAGACTTTACGGTTCCTGAGTTTTCAGGCTATATTCAACGATTGGATGAATATCAGCAATGGAATGGCAAATAG